Proteins encoded in a region of the Neodiprion lecontei isolate iyNeoLeco1 chromosome 5, iyNeoLeco1.1, whole genome shotgun sequence genome:
- the LOC107225331 gene encoding BMP-binding endothelial regulator protein yields the protein MELLPLALAVLTTVQLSVAVSESIKGTRQTCDVEGEEFTVDKIPNSKCFACICKNGFVECPQPECPIVEGCYMLLEARDDDCCRRCKGCVHNGIHHSSGTEWKDPNDPCKILTCRAGVVTESKLRCHTQCPNPMPPAPGQCCPICTGCLVNGQKVPPGRAVTTTEDPCLTCRCEKGRLNCAKQACPVLHCPPSRMYTEPGNCCPQCRGKRGFLEPPRGACMLGTRVYPSGTPISPDHCTRCSCMNGTVMCTKETCPVLDCAPEQQKTQQGRCCPQCPIFEDFHSSCSYGGRTYEDGETWKLDVCKSCVCMQGKVRCAMHMCPSLTIPCPPNSKLEHPKDQCCPRCVESDGVCTVFGDPHYRTFDGKFFSFQGTCKYQLTADCTNHTFSIRVTNDGRSTRSSAWTKAIAIKVADLKVNLGQKMRVKVNGKRIEVPYRLDNRLDINRTSDSVLVTTHIGIKVLWDGISFIEVSAPTTYRGRLCGLCGNFNHVPKDDFTTRRGKLLQDANQFGKSWMVGSKKLCARTRQNYPFTERRCRGRKDHRFCNRLRSEVFYQCHKKVNPTMYYKSCLTDMCECPTGRCYCESFTAYAHECQRLGVQLPHWRGPMKCPNAWTTAGLNARGREIAPRNLHHSRRQSLTMLH from the exons AATGGGTTCGTGGAATGCCCCCAGCCAGAATGCCCGATCGTTGAGGGCTGTTACATGCTACTGGAGGCACGAGATGACGACTGCTGTCGCCGTTGTAAAG GATGCGTCCACAACGGGATTCATCACTCGTCAGGTACCGAATGGAAGGATCCAAACGATCCGTGTAAAATTTTAACTTGCCGAGCCGGAGTCGTTACGGAATCGAAGCTGCGATGCCACACGCAGTGTCCTAATCCGATGCCTCCTGCACCAGGGCAATGTTGCCCGATATGTACGG GGTGTTTGGTAAACGGTCAAAAAGTACCGCCAGGAAGAGCCGTGACAACGACCGAAGATCCGTGCCTGACTTGCCGATGCGAAAAGGGCCGGCTTAATTGCGCTAAGCAAGCTTGTCCGGTGCTGCATTGTCCTCCGTCGCGAATGTACACCGAACCAGGAAATTGTTGTCCCCAGTGCCGAG GTAAAAGAGGGTTTCTGGAACCACCTCGAGGTGCCTGCATGTTGGGTACCCGTGTCTATCCATCGGGAACACCAATCAGCCCTGACCATTGCACGAGATGTTCATGCATGAACGGCACGGTGATGTGCACCAAGGAAACGTGTCCCGTTCTGGATTGCGCGCCGGAGCAACAAAAAACTCAGCAAGGACGTTGCTGTCCGCAGTGTCCGATATTCGAGGACTTCCACAGCTCTTGCAGTTACGGTGGTCGAACTTACGAG GATGGCGAGACTTGGAAATTGGATGTCTGCAAGTCGTGCGTATGCATGCAAGGGAAGGTACGCTGCGCGATGCACATGTGTCCCTCGCTGACGATACCTTGTCCACCAAATTCGAAATTGGAACACCCCAAGGACCAGTGCTGTCCGCGGTGTGTGGAAA GTGACGGTGTTTGCACGGTGTTCGGCGACCCGCACTACCGAACTTTCGACGGAAAGTTTTTCAGCTTCCAAGGTACGTGCAAGTATCAGCTGACCGCTGATTGCACCAACCACACCTTCAGTATTCGAGTAACAAACGACGGTAGATCGACGAGATCTTCTGCCTGGACGAAGGCGATAGCGATCAAG GTTGCCGATCTGAAGGTGAATCTGGGTCAAAAGATGCGAGTAAAGGTGAACGGCAAAAGGATCGAAGTGCCATACCGGCTGGATAACAGGTTGGACATAAACAGGACATCTGACAGCGTACTGGTGACGACTCATATCGGTATAAAAGTGTTGTGGGATGGTATCAGCTTCATCGAGGTATCGGCACCGACCACATACAGAGGCCGTCTCTGCGGTCTATGCGGTAACTTCAACCATGTACCAAAAGATGACTTCACCACTAGACGCGGTAAACTTCTCCAAGATGCGAACCAATTCGGTAAGTCGTGGATGGTCGGATCCAAGAAACTCTGCGCCCGGACACGACAGAATTATCCGTTCACCGAGAGAAGGTGCCGGGGAAGAAAAGACCACAG ATTCTGCAACCGGTTGCGATCGGAGGTGTTCTACCAGTGCCATAAGAAGGTGAACCCGACGATGTACTACAAGTCGTGTTTGACGGACATGTGCGAGTGCCCGACGGGGCGATGCTACTGCGAGTCGTTCACAGCCTATGCCCACGAGTGTCAGAGGTTGGGGGTCCAGTTGCCCCACTGGCGGGGCCCTATGAAGTGTCCAAACGCTTGGACAACAGCCGGACTTAATGCCAGAGGGAGGGAAATCGCCCCGCGAAATCTTCACCATTCGCGCCGGCAGTCGCTGACGATGCTTCACTGA